The Prevotella melaninogenica nucleotide sequence TTGCTAATAGAATTGGCAAACAAGCTCCGTCGCTCTATGCACCGACGGTGCCTCCGTTACTTCCATTGCTTTGTTTTAATAATCCTCCGTCCTCTCCGTGCCTCCGTGTGACATTGCTGCAAACTCTAAACACAAGTGGCAAACCTTATCACTCCAAAATCCTGAAGACCAAAAAAATAATTACAGAATGACCCTTCTGTAAGCCTTTTGTTTATAGAAAATTGCTCTAAAAATGGGGTTTTGTAACGGTCAGATAATCAGGGTCTTACAAATACGATTTGAAAAGGGCATCTTTTAGACTCTTAAAGGGCGTTAGTTAGACCTCAAAAGGGCATCTTTTGAAAGCCAATTAAGGCTTAATTCGAGTCTAATTGGGCATTAGTTGTTTTTTAATGGTTTGAAGAAACTTTACATAATATTGGTTATTTAATCCTCTGTGAGTGGATGAATGCAGTTGGGAGTTAGTCTGTACATTTAGGTAAGTGCTTCGTTGAAGGATAAACGTAAAAGGCCATTGATGGTATTCTGTAGGTTAATCAACCGAATACATTCAATGGACTTGTGATATATGATGATTATGTTTTATGCTTTTTTCTTCTTCGCACTTCTTCTCTTCCACCACAGATAGTAACCACTAATAGGGAGGAAGCCACCAATAAAGGCTGCGATAGCATAGAGAACGCGTGAGAACCAGCCGCCCCATGTTCCTGTGTGTAACTGCTTAAACAGCTTTCCACCCTTTGGCTTTTTGCCATGGTGGTCGCCTTTCAGATCTTTTGCTCCGTCCTTCTGTACTTGTGGTTGTCCCTTCATCTGACTTGCGTCCGTAGGTGCAAAAGCTTTGTCGTTTGTTCCGCCCTGCTTCATTCCATCTTTAGGCTGTTGCATCTTCATTTCCTTTGGTGGCATAGGCTGACCGAAGAGTTTAGACATTCCCGCTCTGTACCAGCCGAAAGAGAAGACAGGACCTGTGAGTGCCATGAGGAAAAGGAAGATAAAGACATAGATACCTAATGACACGTGAGAGTCGTAAACAAAGCGACGGAAACCCTTGTTAGTGCTGACGGTCAAACGACTTTTCAACGCCTTCTTGGTCTTTGGCCACCAGATGACAACACCCGATAACAATACGATTGACATACAGATTGCTGACACGGCTGTAAGGATGCGTCCAAGTGACTGTCCACCCTCATGTGCATTCTCTGGTTTCATAAAGAGCCAGCGGTGTAGTCGTACTACCATTGTATAGATTGGCATCTCTTTGGCATTCATGTCAAAGAGTGGTGCAAGGTCTTTTATTAGCAGTATTGCCAGACCACTGAAGCACAAAATAGCCATGACTACGCCTAATGGTAAAGCAAACCAACGGTGAATCTTTAAACAGAATTTTCTCATATCCTAAATAATTATTGTTTTGTTACTTGTTTATCTGTTGTTTCCTCTTTTACTTATCCTTTTCCTTCCCTTTCGTTATGGATAGCTTTAAAGTTTTATATGCTTAGATGATTGAAAACCCTGAAAGTTTATTTTATGAGGAAAGAAATTAGTGTTTGTTAATGTTGTTGTGGAAATCTTATTTGTTTTCTTTGTATGAAAAAGAGGTTAACATAGCTTCATTCGCCTCCATATCCAGTTAGGGATATGTCGCCATAAGTAGGTGAGTACGCACCAACGGCTATCGATGATGCAGATGTGTTGTCGGCTGTTAATAGCCTTTATAATACTGCGTGCCACCTTTTCAGTGGTCATCAGCATCGGAAGGTGAGATGTACCAGTGAGTAGGGGAGTATCAACAAAGCCGGGACGGATATCGGTGAAGTGGATGTTATGATGTTTACAAGCAGCGAGTTGTTCCAATGCTTGTAGATAGGTATTCTGCATCGCCTTTGTCGCACTGTATGCAGGAGCAGGTCCGAGTCCTTTTGTTCCAGCGATAGAGGTGATACAAACGATGTGTCCACCTCCCTTATTGGCAAAATAGCGATAGGCACAGCCAATCATTCGTGTGAAGCCAAGGGCGTTGGTTTCCATCGTCTTAAGTTCTATGTCAGCATTAAGACTTGGGTTTTGCCAACCGATTCCTGCGGCATGAAAATAGAGGTCGATGCCGTTCATACGTTCTATAAGTTGCAGTAAGGAAGTCTCTGCATCTTCGTTATTTACATCAATTTGGGCGGTGTAGACCCGCTCTGGTGCCATAGCTTGCAAGTCTGTCAACTTGTCTATACGACGAGCAGCCACACCAACCGCCCATCCCTCTGCGATGAGCAGTCGTGCCACTTCATGTCCGATACCGCTGCTGGCACCTACGACGATTGCTTTTTTCATTTCAGTAAGTCCTTAGGTAAGAGTTCGTTGAGGCTATCTTCGCGAATAATCTTCGGTGCAGCCTTGCCGGGAAGCACTAAAACTTTTTTGCCATTGCGGTAGATATGTAACTGTCGTGAACGAATCACCGCTGTTATCTCATCATTATTCTGCATCGCCTGCCATATAGGATAGTAGACACCTTCTTCGTTAAAGAGCTTCTTCTGCAGGTGTGAACACATATTGGTAGTATCGAGTTCTATCATTTCTTTCGTTAAATTTGGATGTTATTACGTGGATACAATATCCGTTTCCTAATCTTACTTTCTGCAAAGTTAGGAAAATAAAGCCGTATAACAAGCAATGAATTGAAAAATACGTGTTTTGTGTAAGGATGTGTAGTTGTGGTTATTAGAATGTTTCCCTTTCTATATTAAGTTGTCAGAAAAGAAAAAGGTGCAAGCCACGTAATCCATTGGCTTACACCTTTCTTGCGGAAAGAGGGGGATTCGAACCCCCGATACCCTTTAGGGGTATACACGCTTTCCAGGCGTGCCTCTTCAACCACTCGAGCATCTTTCCTTGTGAATCCTAACGTATATCGTCTATATGTTAGCCTCAAATTGGTTTGCAAAAATAGAACATTAGTTTTACAATAATGCGGCAGTAAAGAGGATTTTAAGTTTCTTTAAAGTTTTAGGCGATTGTCTTCTTGCGATTCTTTTTTGAGCAAACCCCTATTTTGTTTGTGTATGAATTCCTATCATTAGTGCAAGAAAGGCTTTAACCCAAATCGGTCATTAGACCACAATACTTACAATTCTTGCTATGGTATGGTAAGAGTAAGTGAGTTAATATGGACTAAATAAGGAGGTTTAACAAGCGTAATAAGGGTAGTTGACCTTTGTATTCTATCTTTTTTCAGTGATTTATGGCCTAATTAAGGGAAAATGTTTATCTTTGCGCAATAGGTATATCTGTAACTCTTCAGATGAATAAGCAAGTGAATACTTGTCTCAATACAAGTGAATCCGCTTGTAATAAGCCAAAACAAGTGAATACGCTTGCAATCCTATATAACAAGTTAATAAGCTTGCAATAAATGTTTAGTATTATGTATGCTGCTATATCTGCTGATATTGTCTCCTCAACGTCCCTGTCAAAGGATGCAATGATAGAACTGACAGAGAAACTGAGAGGTGTCTTATGTCTTTTGGAAGATAGATATGAAGGATTTTGGGGTCGTATTGTTAGAGGAGATTCCATAGAATGTATTATGCCTAAGGCTGTCGATGCATTGGAAATTGCAATTCTTCTAAAAGCGTTTGTGAAATCGTTTACTCCCAAAGATGGTCAAGGTTTAAAGCAATTTCATAAGTATGGGCTGAGAGTTGCCATTGGAATTGGGGAAATGAAGACGGTTGACAAAACGTTGGATATGCTTGACGGAGAGGCTATATATCGGTCGGGTAGAGAGCTTGATAAACTTGTGGGGAGGTCAAAGTTCTCATTTGTTTTATCAATGGAGAATACTGAAAAAGAAACAGCATTGCAACTGATGGTCTCTCTTGTTAATCATCTATTGAACAAGGCAACTGCTCGAAAGTGTCAAGTGCTTTGTGAGAGGATATTGGCAAAAGATTCTAACGAGGTGGCTCAACGTATGGGTATTTCGGTATCGGGAGTTAATCAGACTTTGAAAGATATAGGTTGGGATTTGATAGAACAGGTAATTGACTACTATCGCAAAATAACTACAAATATATGATATACTATTTAACCTTAAATCTTATTATTGCTCATATTATTGCTGATTTCTATCTGCAGACAAACTCATTCTGTAGAATGAAGGCGAAGTTAGGTATCAAGGGAACTCAGTTGTGGATACACTCGATGTTTGTCGGAATCCTTTCATGGATAGTCGTTGGTGATATAAGGGGCTGGTGTCTCTCTCTTTTATTAGTACTCTCTCATTTCTTTATAGACTGGTTGAAGCCTAAGGCAGAGCATAGGCTTCTGAAATGGCAGAAAGACTGTTCGTGGGTAGGTTTAACAATATTCCTTGTAGATCAGTTTCTTCACGTTTTATGTATTCTGTTTTTGGCTGATTTGTGGTTCAATGCAAATTCAAATTGGACACAATGGGGATGGGTACTTGAGCTAATTTCTGACCATCCGTTACGGGTAAAAACGTTCCTTGTGTTTCTATTGGTTGTAAAACCTGCTAATATCTTGATTCTCTTGATACTCAAAGCCTGTAACCTTAATATAGAAGTCAATGAAAAAGAAAAGAAAAACAACTTTCATGCAGGGCGGTTAATAGGTCTTTTGGAAAGATGTTTGATAGTTTTATTCGTTGTTCTTTCTCAGTATGAGGCAATTGGATTTCTTATCGCTGCAAAGTCTATCTTACGTTTTAGTGAGGCTACGTCGGGCAGTGTCAAGTCTGAATATGTACTGACTGGCACGCTGTTATCCTTGACGATAGCATTGTGTTTGGGACTTGTTGCAGTTAAATGGAATATTTGATGCTATTTTTATTACTTAATATCCTGCCTAATTCATGGAAAATTAGTATCTTTGCACTTTAGTTTAGAACCAACGATTTTCGTTTTAGAAGATAATAATTAAACATACATACATCGTGGCTGAAACAAAGTACATTTTCGTTACGGGCGGCGTAGTTTCTTCACTTGGTAAAGGAATTATCTCGTCATCAATCGGTAAGCTTCTTCAAGCAAGAGGTTACAACATTACCATTCAGAAGTTTGATCCGTACATCAATATTGACCCAGGTACGCTGAACCCTTACGAGCACGGTGAGTGCTACGTAACAGAGGATGGTATGGAGACCGATCTCGACCTCGGTCACTATGAGCGCTTCACAGGTATTAAGACCACAAAAGCCAACTCTATGACTACGGGACGTATCTATAAGAGCGTTATTGACAAGGAGCGTCGTGGCGACTACTTGGGTAAGACTATTCAGGTTGTTCCTCATATTACGGACGAAATCAAACGTAATATTAAGCTTTTGGGGCAGAAGTATCACTATGACTTCGTGATTACTGAGATTGGTGGTACTATTGGTGACATTGAGTCGGCTCCATTCCTTGAGGCTATTCGCCAGTTGAAGTGGGAATTGGGTAAGCGTGCTATCAACCTTCACCTGACATATGTTCCTTATCTTAAGGCTGCAGGTGAGTTGAAGACAAAGCCAACTCAGCACAGTGTAAAGGAGTTGCAGAGTGTGGGTATTCAGCCAGATGTCCTTGTGTTGCGCACAGAAAAGCATCTTGATGATGATATTCGTAAGAAGGTTGCAGCTTTCTGTAATGTTGATTTCGACTGCGTTGTACAGAGTGAGGACCTCCCAAGTATCTATGATGTTCCTGTAAATATGTTAGAGCAGGGTTTGGATGCTGCTATTCTGCGTAAGTGCGGTGAGGAAGTTGGTCCTAAACCTGCGCTCGGTCCTTGGAAGGAGTTCCTTGATCGTCAGCGTAAAGCTACTAAGGAAGTACACATTGGTCTTGTTGGTAAATATGACTTACAGGATGCTTATAAGAGTATTCGTGAAGGATTATTGCAGGCTGGAACCTATAACGACCGTAAAACAGTTATTACCTTTATCAATTCCGAGGAACTGACAGAGGAGAATGTAGCAGAGAAACTTAAGGGACAGGACGGTATTGTGGTTTGTCCAGGCTTTGGCCAGCGTGGTATTGAGGGTAAGATCGTTGCTGCTCACTATACACGTACACACGATATCCCAACCTTCGGTATCTGTCTTGGTATGCAGATGATGGTGATTGAGTTTGCTCGTAATGTCCTTGGTTATAAGGATGCTAACTCACGAGAGATAGATGAGAAGACTACACACAATGTGATTGATATTATGGAGGAGCAGAAGAATATCACCAATATGGGTGGTACGATGCGCCTTGGAGCCTATGAGTGCGTATTGCGTCAGGGGTCACATACCTTTAATATCTATAAGCAAGAGCATATACAGGAGCGTCATCGCCATCGTTATGAGTTCAATAACGACTATGAGAAGGAGTTTGAGAAGCATGGTATGATGTGTGTTGGTCGCAATCCAGAGAGCGACTTGGTTGAAATCGTTGAGATACCAGGCTTGAAGTGGTATATTGGAACACAGTTCCACCCAGAGTATCAGTCAACTGTACTCGGTCCACATCCTCTCTTCCTCGACTTCGTTAAGACTTCAATTGAAAATCAGAAAAACAAATAAATGGATAAAAGAACTATCACAGGGTTTGTACTTATCGCCCTGATTCTCTTTGGTTTCGCTTGGTGGCAGCAGCCATCAGATGAACAAATTGCACAGCAGAGAGCTGAATTTGTAAAGGATTCTATCGCTGCAGCCAAGAAAGCACAGACTGCGAAACTTGCTGCTGAGAAGCAGGCACAGCAGAAAGCTGCGCAGGCTACTGATACAACAGCTCTATTCCATGCTGCTTTGAATGGTAAGGCGCAGGATATTATATTGAAGAATAGTAAGGTTGAGCTGACTTTGAGCACCAAGGGTGGTGTTGTAAAGAAGGCTGTTATCAAGAACTATATTGGTCATAATATAGCTGTTAAGGATGGTTCACAGGACCAGAAGGATGTTACTTTGTTTAGTGGTGACGACCAGAGCCTTAACTTTATGTTGGCTGCAAAGAATAGTAATATTGAAACAAAAGACCTTATCTTCACTCCTTCAAACGTGACAGATTCTACTGTTACGCTGACTGCTGTGGCAGGAGCGGGTAAGACACTTACCTTGAACTATACACTTGGTAAGGACTACTTGCTCAATATGTCTTTGCAGGCAGAGGGTATGGGTGGACTCTTCGCTCCAAATTATAACCAGATGGATATCAACTGGCAGGAGCGTTGTAAGCAGCAGGAACGTGGTTTTACATTTGAGAACCGTTACGCAACACTTACCTATAAGAAGCATGATGGGGGTACAGATTACTTGAGTGAGACTTCTGAAAAGGAAGAGACAACAGAGGACCCAATGGACTGGGTAGCTTTCAAAAACCAGTTCTTCTCTGCTGTGATGATTGCAAAGGATAACTTTGCAGCAGGTGCAAAACTTAAGAGTACGCCACTTGAGAAGTCTTCTCATTACCTTAAGCACTATGAGGCTAACATGAAGGCTGGCTTTGATCCAACGGGTAAGCGCCCTTCAGAGTTCGAATTCTACTTTGGTCCTAATGACTTCCGTCTGCTTCAGTCTGTTGAAACAGAGAGTAAGTTTGCAAAGGAACTTGATATGGAACGCCTCGTATATCTTGGTTGGCCATTGTTCCGCATTATCAACCGTTGGTTTACTCTGTATGTATTCGATTGGTTGAGTAAGGTGTTCCCAATGGGAGTTGTACTGATTCTCATTACTTTATTATTAAAGCTTATTACCTTCCCAATGGTGAAGAAGAGCTATATGAGCTCTGCTAAGATGCGTGTGTTGAAACCAAAGTTGGATGAAGCAACGAAGCAATTCAATAAGCCAGAAGACCAGATGCAGAAGCAACAGGCTATGATGCAGAAGTATTCAGAGTATGGAGTGAGTCCTTTGTCAGGCTGTCTTCCTATGTTGATACAGATGCCTATCTGGATTGCGATGTTCAACTTCGTACCGAATGCTATCCAACTTCGTGGTCAGAGTTTCCTTTGGATGCATGACCTCAGCACTTTCGATCCAATCTTCTCATGGGATCATGACGTTTGGCTCGTTGGTGACCATATCTCATTGACCTGTATCCTCTTCTGTGGTGCTAACTTGCTTTACACATGGTTTACCATGCAGCAGCAGAAGGACCAGATGGTAGGACAGCAGGCTGATCAGATGAAGATGATGCAGTGGATGATGTTTGGTATGCCATTGTTCTTCTTCTTCATGTTCAATGACTATTCATCAGGTCTGAACTTCTACTACTTTATATCTCTCTTCTTCTCAGCTGCTATCATGTGGGCATTGCGCAAGACAACCAATGAGGAGAAACTTCTCTCAATCCTTGAAGTACGTCGTGAAGAGCGAAAGAACAACCCTAAGAACAATATGGGAAGTGGACTCTTCGCTCGTATGCAGGCTTTACAGGAGTTACAGAAGCAGCAGCAAGAAGAACTTCGACGCAAGCAAGATGAGCTAAATAAGAAAAAGAAAGGTCTATAACTATGAACAAAAACTTAACCATGGCAATGACTGCGGCTCTGATGATGAGTGGTAGCGTTGCACAAGCACAGGATGTGAACATCGGACGTAACAACATCACGCTTACAAGTGACCTCATGACTCCTGAGACACTTTGGGCTATGGGACGTATCGGTGCTGCACAAGCCTCACCTGATGGCAAGAAGATTGTCTACCAGGTGGGTTATTACAGTGTCAAAGAAAACAAAGGACACCAGGTACTACGCGTGATGGATGCCGATGGTAAGAACGACCGTCTGCTGACTACCTCTGCAAAGAGTGAGGGTGATGCAGCATGGCTCGACAACAACACCTTGGCATTCCTTACAGGTGGACAACTGTGGACAATGAATGCAGACGGTACTAACCGTAAGCAGTTGACACATTCGGATATCGACATCGAAGGTTTCCGATTCTCTCTGGACCGTAAGCGTGTTGTTCTCATCAAGAGCATCCCTTACTATGGCACTATCAAGCAGAACCCAAGCGACTTGCCAAAGGCTACGGGTATGGTCATCACCGATATGAACTATCGTCATTGGGACCATTACGTTACAACAAATGCACATCCTTTTGTGGCAGATGTAACTGTTGAGGGTGTTGGTGCGGGTGTTGATGTACTCGAAGGTGAACCTTATGAGAGTCCGTTGGCACCATTCGGTGGTATCGAGCAGATTGATTGGAGCAAAGACTCTAAACTTATTGCTTATACCTGCCGTAAGAAGGAAGGTACACAGTATGCTATCTCTACCGATGCCGACATATATATATATAATGTGGAGACTCGCCAAACAAAGAATCTCTGCAAGCCAGCCGACTATGTTGAGCCAAAGATTGATGCTACAAAGAGTATGCGCAATCAGGCTGTAAATCATCAGGCTGGCGATATGAATGTAGGTTACGATGTTAACCCTAAGTTCTCACCTGACGGCAAGTACATTGCATGGCAGAGTATGAAGAACAATGGTTATGAGAGTGACCGCAACCGCCTCTGTGTCTATGAATTGGCAACAGGCAAGAAGACATACGTTGCTGAAAACTTTGATTCAAATGTAGACGACTACACATGGAGCCTTAATTCAAAGGACCTTTATTTCATTGGTGTATGGCATGCAACGGTGAACGTCTATCAGACGAATCTTAAGGGCGAAGTGAAGCAGCTGACAGAAGGCGATCATAACTATGTAAGTATCTCACTCCTTGGTGATAAGAAGTTGCTTGCTATCCGTCAGAGCATCTCTCAAGCTAATGAAATCTTCGCTATAACTCCTGCTAAGAAGGAGAAAGCAAGCGTTCAGACACAGCTCAGCTTTGAGAATAAGCACATCTATGACCAGTTAGCTTTGGGTGATGTAAAGTCTCGTTGGGTAAAGACAACTGATGGTAAGGAAATGATGGAATGGGTAATTACTCCTCCACACTTCGATCCAAATAAGAAATATCCTACATTGCTCTTCTGTGAAGGCGGACCACAAAGTCCTGTTTCTCAGTTCTGGAGTTATCGTTGGAACTTCCAGATTATGGCAGCCAATGGCTATGTCATCATTGCGCCAAACCGTCGTGGCTTGCCAGGCTTTGGTAGCGCATGGAACGAGGAAGTTAGTACCGACTGGACTGGTCAGTGTATGAACGACTACCTCTCTGCGATTGACGATGCAGCTAACAATCTACCATTTGTTGACAAAGACCGCTTAGGCGCTGTTGGTGCTTCATTTGGTGGTTTCTCTGTTTATTATCTTGCTGGAATTCACAACAAGCGCTTCAAGTGTTTCATCTCTCATGATGGTGCTTTCAATCTTGAGAGTATGTACACAGATACAGAGGAGGCTTGGTTCAGCAACTGGGAGTATGACGATGCATATTGGAATAAGGACAAGAGCGAAGCTGCAAAGCGTACTTACGCAAACAGTCCTCATTTGAATGTTGATAAGTGGGATACTCCAATCCTTTGTATCCACGGCGAGAAAGACTATCGTATTAATGCTAATCAAGGAATGGGTGCTTTCAATGCAGCTCGTCTGCGTGGTATCCCT carries:
- a CDS encoding CTP synthase, yielding MAETKYIFVTGGVVSSLGKGIISSSIGKLLQARGYNITIQKFDPYINIDPGTLNPYEHGECYVTEDGMETDLDLGHYERFTGIKTTKANSMTTGRIYKSVIDKERRGDYLGKTIQVVPHITDEIKRNIKLLGQKYHYDFVITEIGGTIGDIESAPFLEAIRQLKWELGKRAINLHLTYVPYLKAAGELKTKPTQHSVKELQSVGIQPDVLVLRTEKHLDDDIRKKVAAFCNVDFDCVVQSEDLPSIYDVPVNMLEQGLDAAILRKCGEEVGPKPALGPWKEFLDRQRKATKEVHIGLVGKYDLQDAYKSIREGLLQAGTYNDRKTVITFINSEELTEENVAEKLKGQDGIVVCPGFGQRGIEGKIVAAHYTRTHDIPTFGICLGMQMMVIEFARNVLGYKDANSREIDEKTTHNVIDIMEEQKNITNMGGTMRLGAYECVLRQGSHTFNIYKQEHIQERHRHRYEFNNDYEKEFEKHGMMCVGRNPESDLVEIVEIPGLKWYIGTQFHPEYQSTVLGPHPLFLDFVKTSIENQKNK
- the yidC gene encoding membrane protein insertase YidC; this translates as MDKRTITGFVLIALILFGFAWWQQPSDEQIAQQRAEFVKDSIAAAKKAQTAKLAAEKQAQQKAAQATDTTALFHAALNGKAQDIILKNSKVELTLSTKGGVVKKAVIKNYIGHNIAVKDGSQDQKDVTLFSGDDQSLNFMLAAKNSNIETKDLIFTPSNVTDSTVTLTAVAGAGKTLTLNYTLGKDYLLNMSLQAEGMGGLFAPNYNQMDINWQERCKQQERGFTFENRYATLTYKKHDGGTDYLSETSEKEETTEDPMDWVAFKNQFFSAVMIAKDNFAAGAKLKSTPLEKSSHYLKHYEANMKAGFDPTGKRPSEFEFYFGPNDFRLLQSVETESKFAKELDMERLVYLGWPLFRIINRWFTLYVFDWLSKVFPMGVVLILITLLLKLITFPMVKKSYMSSAKMRVLKPKLDEATKQFNKPEDQMQKQQAMMQKYSEYGVSPLSGCLPMLIQMPIWIAMFNFVPNAIQLRGQSFLWMHDLSTFDPIFSWDHDVWLVGDHISLTCILFCGANLLYTWFTMQQQKDQMVGQQADQMKMMQWMMFGMPLFFFFMFNDYSSGLNFYYFISLFFSAAIMWALRKTTNEEKLLSILEVRREERKNNPKNNMGSGLFARMQALQELQKQQQEELRRKQDELNKKKKGL
- a CDS encoding SDR family NAD(P)-dependent oxidoreductase; this translates as MKKAIVVGASSGIGHEVARLLIAEGWAVGVAARRIDKLTDLQAMAPERVYTAQIDVNNEDAETSLLQLIERMNGIDLYFHAAGIGWQNPSLNADIELKTMETNALGFTRMIGCAYRYFANKGGGHIVCITSIAGTKGLGPAPAYSATKAMQNTYLQALEQLAACKHHNIHFTDIRPGFVDTPLLTGTSHLPMLMTTEKVARSIIKAINSRQHICIIDSRWCVLTYLWRHIPNWIWRRMKLC
- a CDS encoding S9 family peptidase — translated: MNKNLTMAMTAALMMSGSVAQAQDVNIGRNNITLTSDLMTPETLWAMGRIGAAQASPDGKKIVYQVGYYSVKENKGHQVLRVMDADGKNDRLLTTSAKSEGDAAWLDNNTLAFLTGGQLWTMNADGTNRKQLTHSDIDIEGFRFSLDRKRVVLIKSIPYYGTIKQNPSDLPKATGMVITDMNYRHWDHYVTTNAHPFVADVTVEGVGAGVDVLEGEPYESPLAPFGGIEQIDWSKDSKLIAYTCRKKEGTQYAISTDADIYIYNVETRQTKNLCKPADYVEPKIDATKSMRNQAVNHQAGDMNVGYDVNPKFSPDGKYIAWQSMKNNGYESDRNRLCVYELATGKKTYVAENFDSNVDDYTWSLNSKDLYFIGVWHATVNVYQTNLKGEVKQLTEGDHNYVSISLLGDKKLLAIRQSISQANEIFAITPAKKEKASVQTQLSFENKHIYDQLALGDVKSRWVKTTDGKEMMEWVITPPHFDPNKKYPTLLFCEGGPQSPVSQFWSYRWNFQIMAANGYVIIAPNRRGLPGFGSAWNEEVSTDWTGQCMNDYLSAIDDAANNLPFVDKDRLGAVGASFGGFSVYYLAGIHNKRFKCFISHDGAFNLESMYTDTEEAWFSNWEYDDAYWNKDKSEAAKRTYANSPHLNVDKWDTPILCIHGEKDYRINANQGMGAFNAARLRGIPAELLLYPDENHWVLKPQNSVLWQRTFFNWLDRWLKK
- a CDS encoding PepSY-associated TM helix domain-containing protein, with amino-acid sequence MRKFCLKIHRWFALPLGVVMAILCFSGLAILLIKDLAPLFDMNAKEMPIYTMVVRLHRWLFMKPENAHEGGQSLGRILTAVSAICMSIVLLSGVVIWWPKTKKALKSRLTVSTNKGFRRFVYDSHVSLGIYVFIFLFLMALTGPVFSFGWYRAGMSKLFGQPMPPKEMKMQQPKDGMKQGGTNDKAFAPTDASQMKGQPQVQKDGAKDLKGDHHGKKPKGGKLFKQLHTGTWGGWFSRVLYAIAAFIGGFLPISGYYLWWKRRSAKKKKA
- a CDS encoding DUF3307 domain-containing protein, encoding MIYYLTLNLIIAHIIADFYLQTNSFCRMKAKLGIKGTQLWIHSMFVGILSWIVVGDIRGWCLSLLLVLSHFFIDWLKPKAEHRLLKWQKDCSWVGLTIFLVDQFLHVLCILFLADLWFNANSNWTQWGWVLELISDHPLRVKTFLVFLLVVKPANILILLILKACNLNIEVNEKEKKNNFHAGRLIGLLERCLIVLFVVLSQYEAIGFLIAAKSILRFSEATSGSVKSEYVLTGTLLSLTIALCLGLVAVKWNI